A DNA window from Shewanella baltica contains the following coding sequences:
- a CDS encoding ornithine carbamoyltransferase has product MKHLLSIKELTQQQLLDLIALAKTIKANPAEYRHALDGKSVVMLFEKPSLRTRVSFDIGINKLGGHCLYLDQQNGALGQRESVADFAANLSCWADAIVARTYSHTTIEQLAECGTVPVINALSDLYHPCQALADFLTLAEQFKDVSKAKLAYVGDGNNVTNSLMYCAAILGATMTVICPAGHFPDGYVVAEVQELAKRYGGKLVLTSDIDAIEGHDAIYTDTWISMGDPTPLADIKAKFAPYQVNKALMAKAGANFFMHCLPAHRGVEVTDEVMDGAGSLILQQAENRMHAQNAVLVTLFS; this is encoded by the coding sequence ATGAAGCATTTACTATCGATAAAAGAGTTAACCCAGCAGCAGTTACTCGATCTGATTGCCTTGGCAAAAACGATCAAAGCCAATCCGGCAGAGTACCGCCATGCGCTGGATGGCAAGAGTGTGGTGATGTTGTTTGAAAAGCCCTCGCTCAGAACACGCGTTAGCTTTGATATTGGTATTAATAAGCTCGGTGGCCACTGTTTATACCTAGACCAACAAAATGGTGCGCTAGGTCAACGGGAATCGGTTGCTGACTTTGCTGCTAACCTGTCTTGTTGGGCCGATGCGATTGTAGCGAGAACCTATTCGCACACCACCATAGAACAATTAGCCGAGTGTGGCACAGTGCCCGTGATTAATGCCTTGTCGGATCTTTATCATCCTTGCCAAGCATTAGCCGACTTTTTAACACTGGCCGAGCAGTTTAAGGATGTCAGCAAAGCCAAATTAGCTTATGTTGGTGATGGTAATAATGTCACTAACTCGCTGATGTACTGTGCGGCTATTCTCGGTGCTACCATGACAGTGATCTGCCCAGCGGGTCACTTTCCTGATGGCTACGTAGTGGCAGAAGTGCAAGAGCTTGCTAAGCGATATGGCGGTAAGCTGGTACTGACTTCAGATATCGATGCGATTGAAGGTCACGACGCTATTTATACCGATACTTGGATTTCAATGGGCGATCCAACGCCGCTGGCGGATATCAAAGCGAAGTTTGCACCATACCAAGTAAACAAAGCCTTGATGGCGAAAGCGGGCGCTAACTTCTTTATGCATTGTTTGCCCGCCCACCGTGGTGTAGAAGTAACAGATGAAGTGATGGACGGTGCAGGCTCCTTAATTCTGCAACAAGCCGAAAATCGGATGCATGCCCAAAATGCGGTACTGGTAACCTTATTTAGTTAA
- a CDS encoding argininosuccinate synthase → MSIEIKNTGVKKVVLAYSGGLDTSAIIPWLKENYDNCEIIAFCADVGQGEEELVGLTEKALASGASECHIVDLKEEFVKEYIYPTIASGAIYEGTYLLGTSMARPIIAKAQVEVARKVGADALCHGCTGKGNDQVRFEGCFAALAPDLKVIAPWREWTMQSREDLLAYLAERDIKTSASATKIYSRDANAFHISHEGGELEDPWNEPSKGVWTLTADPEDAPNKPEYVSLEVEHGRITKVNGEALTPYAALMTLNAIAAPHGVGRIDITENRLVGMKSRGCYETPGGTVMFAALRAIEELVLDKTSRNWREQVAAQMAHLVYDGRWFTPLCKSLLAASESLAESVNGEVVVKLYKGQATAVKKRSPNSLYSEAFATFGEDQVYDQKHAEGFIRLYSLASRIRALNANDVKSK, encoded by the coding sequence ATGTCTATCGAGATAAAAAATACTGGCGTGAAAAAAGTGGTTTTAGCCTATTCAGGTGGTCTAGATACCTCGGCCATTATTCCTTGGTTAAAAGAAAACTACGATAACTGTGAAATCATCGCATTTTGCGCCGACGTCGGCCAAGGCGAAGAAGAGCTGGTTGGCTTGACTGAAAAAGCCTTAGCTTCGGGTGCGTCTGAGTGTCATATTGTCGATCTGAAAGAAGAATTCGTTAAAGAGTATATCTACCCAACGATTGCGAGCGGTGCGATTTACGAAGGCACTTATTTACTCGGTACGTCAATGGCGCGTCCTATCATTGCCAAAGCACAGGTTGAAGTGGCCCGTAAAGTGGGCGCCGATGCTCTGTGCCACGGTTGTACCGGTAAAGGTAACGATCAAGTGCGTTTCGAAGGTTGTTTCGCTGCATTAGCGCCTGATTTAAAAGTGATTGCACCATGGCGTGAATGGACCATGCAGAGCCGTGAAGATCTACTGGCCTATTTAGCCGAACGTGACATTAAGACGTCAGCGTCAGCGACTAAAATCTATAGCCGTGATGCCAATGCTTTCCATATTTCCCATGAAGGTGGTGAGTTAGAAGATCCATGGAACGAGCCAAGCAAAGGTGTGTGGACTCTGACAGCCGATCCTGAAGATGCACCGAACAAGCCTGAATATGTGTCGCTAGAAGTAGAACATGGCCGTATCACTAAAGTGAATGGTGAAGCCCTAACGCCTTATGCTGCGCTGATGACATTAAACGCGATTGCTGCGCCACACGGTGTGGGTCGTATCGACATCACGGAAAATCGTTTAGTGGGCATGAAGTCTCGTGGCTGTTACGAAACACCCGGCGGCACCGTGATGTTCGCAGCGCTGCGTGCGATTGAAGAACTTGTACTCGACAAAACCAGCCGTAACTGGCGTGAGCAAGTTGCCGCACAAATGGCGCATTTAGTGTATGACGGTCGTTGGTTCACGCCACTTTGTAAGTCACTGCTGGCAGCATCTGAGTCACTGGCAGAATCAGTTAACGGTGAAGTCGTGGTTAAACTCTACAAAGGTCAAGCGACGGCAGTGAAGAAACGTTCACCTAATAGCTTGTACTCTGAAGCGTTTGCCACCTTTGGTGAAGATCAAGTGTACGACCAAAAACATGCAGAAGGCTTTATCCGCCTGTACTCATTAGCGAGCCGCATCCGCGCACTCAACGCTAATGACGTTAAGTCTAAGTAA
- the argH gene encoding argininosuccinate lyase, with protein MALWGGRFQGETSALFKLFNDSLPVDYRLFEQDVIGSIAWADAIASVGIISATECRDLKKALNDLLVEVNGDPAIILASGAEDIHSFVESALIAKVGDLGKKLHTGRSRNDQVATDLKLWCQSEGAALLARLHSLHAELLALAEREFDAVMPGYTHLQRAQPVTFGHWCLAYVEMYERDISRLADALTRANTCPLGSGALAGTAYKMDRHALAAALNFAAPTLNSLDSVSDRDHVVELCSTASISMMHLSRMAEDLIFFNSGEANFISLSDEVTSGSSLMPQKKNPDALELIRGKTGRVYGSLVGILTTMKALPLAYNKDMQEDKEGLFDVVDSWAICLDMAALVLSGLKVNRPNALLAAQQGYANSTELADYLVSKGMPFREAHHVVGEVVVAAIAKQIPLEDFSLAELKTFAAIIEDDVYPNLTIEACLAKRDVLGGTALPQIQQAIAAKKAR; from the coding sequence ATGGCTTTATGGGGTGGAAGATTTCAGGGCGAAACGAGCGCGCTATTCAAATTATTCAACGATTCGCTACCCGTGGATTATCGCCTGTTCGAACAGGATGTGATCGGCTCTATCGCATGGGCTGATGCGATCGCCAGCGTGGGAATTATCTCGGCAACTGAATGCCGCGACTTGAAAAAAGCACTCAATGATTTGCTAGTGGAAGTGAATGGCGATCCAGCGATTATTCTCGCGTCGGGCGCTGAAGATATCCACAGTTTCGTCGAGTCGGCCTTGATTGCCAAAGTAGGCGATCTCGGTAAAAAATTGCACACTGGCCGTAGCCGTAACGATCAAGTCGCCACCGATTTAAAGCTTTGGTGTCAATCCGAAGGGGCTGCACTACTCGCGCGCCTTCACAGCTTACATGCTGAATTACTGGCGTTGGCTGAACGTGAGTTTGATGCGGTAATGCCAGGTTACACTCACTTGCAGCGCGCCCAACCTGTGACATTTGGTCACTGGTGTTTAGCTTATGTGGAAATGTATGAGCGTGATATCAGCCGTTTAGCCGATGCGTTAACCCGCGCTAACACCTGTCCATTAGGTTCGGGTGCCCTTGCTGGCACAGCCTATAAAATGGATCGACATGCACTGGCTGCCGCGCTGAATTTTGCCGCACCGACGCTCAATAGTTTAGACAGTGTGTCAGATAGAGATCACGTAGTAGAGCTTTGTTCTACTGCATCGATCAGCATGATGCATTTAAGCCGTATGGCCGAAGATTTGATTTTCTTTAACTCGGGCGAAGCCAACTTTATCTCTCTGAGTGATGAAGTGACCTCGGGTTCATCCCTGATGCCACAGAAGAAAAATCCTGATGCATTAGAGCTTATCCGTGGTAAAACGGGTCGGGTTTATGGCAGTTTAGTGGGTATTCTCACCACCATGAAAGCACTGCCTTTGGCGTACAACAAAGATATGCAGGAAGATAAAGAAGGCCTGTTTGACGTAGTTGATAGCTGGGCAATTTGCCTCGATATGGCGGCGTTAGTGTTATCGGGTCTGAAAGTTAATCGTCCTAATGCGCTGTTAGCTGCGCAGCAAGGTTATGCCAACTCTACTGAGTTAGCTGATTATCTAGTTTCTAAGGGTATGCCTTTCCGTGAGGCGCACCACGTTGTGGGTGAAGTGGTGGTTGCCGCGATAGCGAAGCAAATTCCGCTGGAGGATTTTTCCTTGGCTGAGTTAAAAACCTTTGCCGCTATTATTGAAGATGACGTTTATCCTAACCTCACAATTGAAGCCTGTTTAGCGAAACGCGACGTGCTTGGTGGGACTGCTCTGCCGCAAATTCAGCAGGCGATCGCGGCTAAGAAAGCCCGCTAA